From one Lycium barbarum isolate Lr01 chromosome 6, ASM1917538v2, whole genome shotgun sequence genomic stretch:
- the LOC132644514 gene encoding uncharacterized protein LOC132644514, with protein sequence MANLTKLEFVALDISGKNYLSWVLDAEIHLDAMGLGDTIKENNKASNQENAKAMIFLRHHLDEDLKIEYLTIKNSLVLWKNLKERYDHLKMVFLPKAQHEWINLRLQDFKSVMKYNSEMFRITSILTLCGEKISDSDNLEKTKEKNLEANFISENQIDITHLDVADFFEHPEGKINHLIGHGSVVRDD encoded by the exons ATGGCTAACCTTACAAAACTCGAGTTCGTTGCCCTTGATATTTCAGGTAAGAACTACCTATCATGGGTGCTAGATGCTGAAATCCATCTTGATGCTATGGGTCTTGGAGACACcattaaagaaaataataaagcatcCAACCAAGAAAATGCCAAGGCTATGATATTCTTGCGTCATCATCTTGATGAGGACCTAAAAATTGAATATCTTACTATTAAGAATTCACTCGTTTTAtggaaaaacttgaaagaaaggtatgaccacctgaagatggtcttcCTCCCAAAAGCACAACATGAATGGATAAATCTAAGGTTACAAGATTTCAAATCAGTTATGAAGTATAACTCTGAGATGTTCAGAATTACTTCTATATTGACACTATGTGGAGAAAAGATTAGTGATTCTGATAATCTGGAAAAGAC aaaagagaaaaatctcGAAGCTAATTTTATCTCTGAAAATCAAATTGACATCACACACTTGGATGTAGCAGATTTCTTTGAGCACCCTGAAGGAAAGATAAATCACTTGATTGGTCATGGTTCTGTGGTTAGAGATGATTGA